The Devosia yakushimensis DNA window GCCGGACAGAGCCGGCGGCTGGCGCTGGCGCGGTTGCTGGTGACACGGCGGCCGCTCTGGCTGCTGGACGAGCCGACAGCGGCGCTCGACACCGAGGGCCACCAATTGGTGACCGAACTGATCGACGAGCATCTTAACGCCGGCGGCATTGCTATCGCGGCCACGCATGACCCGATCACCCTGCCCGACCCCGCCCGCATGGAAACCCTGGCCTTGGGGAAAGCGGCATGAGGGCCTTTTCCGCCATTATCGGCCGGGAGATGGCCCTGGCACTGCGCGGCGGCGGCGATGTGCTGACGCTGGTGCTGTTTTTTGTGATCACCGGCGCCATCGTGCCCTTTGCCGTGGGCCCCGATCGGGCACTGCTGGCCACCATCGCACCGGGGATTATCTGGATTGCAGCGTTTCTTGCCATGCTGCTGGGCCTCGACCGGCTGTTTCGTCCCGATCACGAGGACGGCACGCTGATCCTGCTGCGTCATGCCGACCTGCCGCTTGCTGGCATCATTGCCGCAAAAGTGATCGCGCACTGGCTGCTGACGGCTGTGCCGCTGATCCTGGCCAGTCCGATCCTCGCCGTGCTGCTGGCAATGGATTTCTCGGCCTTCTGGCGCATGGTGGTTTCGCTGCTGCTGGGCACCCCGGCTTTGGCCGCTTTTGGAGCCATCGGCGCTGCCGTGACCGTGGCCATTCGCCGCGGCGGCCTCATCGCACCCATCCTCATCGCGCCCTTGTCGGTGCCGGTGCTGATCTTTGGCACGGGAGCCATAGCCACCGGCCCCGGCCCGGACCAATCCACCCCCGCCTTGCTTTTTCTCGCCGCGCTCAGTCTCATAGCCGTAGCGCTGGCCCCGTTCGCGGCAGCACTTGCGATAAGCTCCGCCGAGGATTAGAGCGCTAGGGATCATGACTATCGAAACCGCCCCCAAACAGAGCTGGTGGAACCGGATTGCCCATCCGGGGCAATTCGTCGCCTGGACCCGCCCCCTGCTCTGGCCGCTGACGATCCTGACCGCATTGCTGTTTGCAGCGGGGCTCTGGTTCGCCCTCTTCAACTCGCCCGAGGACTATCAGATGGGCGATACGGTGCGGATCATGTATGTGCATGTCCCCACCGCCTGGCTCAGCCAATTCGTCTATGGCGTGATGGCAGTTTCGGCGCTTGGTTCGCTCGTCTGGCGCCACCCCATGGCCGATGTATCGATGAAGGCGGCTGCCCCCCTGGGCGCGACCTTCACCGCGCTGGCGCTCTTTACCGGCTCGCTTTGGGGCCGGCCCACCTGGGGCACGTTCTGGGAATGGGACGGCCGCATGACCTCGACCCTGGTGCTGCTGTTCATCTATCTCGGCATTATCGCGCTGTGGCGGGCCTTCGACGATCAGCTCCGCGCCGCCCGCGTCATCGCCGTCTTCACCCTTGTGGGCGCTGTTAACATTCCCATCATCAAATTCTCGGTCGATTGGTGGAGCACATTGCACCAGCCGGCCAGCGTCTTCCGCGCCGATGGTCCGCGCATGCCCGGTTCCATCCTGACGCCGCTTTTCGTGATGTTCTTCGCCTTTACATTTCTGTTCCTGGTGCTGCATCTCAAGGCCATGCATACCGAAGTGCAGCGCCGTCGCGTTGCCGCGCTCGAACGGCAGGCGGCGCAGGGAGCCCGGGCATGATCGATCTGGGACCACACGCCGTTTTCATCGTCTCGGCCTATGCAGGGGTAACGCTCGCCATTGCCGGGCTGATCGGCTGGACCCTCTTCGACGCCAGGCGCACAGCAAAAAAGCTCGCCGATCTCGAAGCCCGCGGCATTCGCCGCCGCTCGGCCGGACCCGCCTGATGCGCTATGTGCTTTTCGCCCTGCCGCTGCTCCTGCTGGTTGCGCTGGTCGCCATCTTTGCTTCTTCCATGGACCGCGACCCTTCGCTGGTGCGCAGCGTCCTGATCGATAAGCCCGCCCCGGCCTTTGCCATGGAAGCCATACCCGAGCTTGGCGTACCGGGCTTCGATACGGCTGCGCTCAAGGGCGAGGTCACCGTGGTCAATGTCTTTGCCAGCTGGTGCCTGCCCTGCCGGGCCGAGCATCCCCTGCTCGAAGCGGTCAAGGATGTCGCCAAGGTGCGCATGTTCGGCATCAACCAGTCCGACGCTCCCGAAAATGCCCGCGCCTTCCTCGCCGAGCTGGGCAATCCCTATGACGCGGTGGGTGCCGACCGCGACCGGCGTGTCTCGATCGATTGGGGCGTCTATGGCGTGCCGGAAACCTTCGTGGTCGACGCCAATGGCGTCATCACCTTCAAGCATGTCGGGCCCCTGACGCCACAGGCCGTGGACGATCACCTGCTGCCAGCCATCGAAAAGGCACGAGGCTAGCATGGTCCGCTCCTGGCGCAGCGCGGCACTGGCGGTTCTGGTAGGCCTGATAATGGGAGGAGCCGCCATGGCCAATGATCTGATCACGGCAGCCCGGCAGGGCGATATAGCCACCGTGGCGGCGCAAATCGCCGCCGGCACCGACCTCGAGGCCCGCGATGGCGACGGGGCAACGGCGCTACTGGCCGCAACGCACGCCAACCAGATCGAAGCGGCAAGACTGCTGATCGAGGCGGGTGCAGACGTCAATGCCAAGGACGCCATTGCCGATAGCCCCTATCTCTATGCCGGGGCGCGCGGACATCTCGAAATCCTCAAGCTGACGCTGGCCCATGGCGCGGACCTCAAGAGCATCAATCGCTATGGCGGCACCGCCCTGATTCCGGCAGCCGAGCGGGGTCATGTGGAAACGGTAGCGACCCTGATCGCCGCCGGGGTCGCTGTCGATCACGTGAACCGCCTCGGCTGGACGGCGCTGCTCGAGGCCATCATCCTGGGCAATGGCGGGCCCAGCCACGTCGCCATCGTCAAACTGTTGCTCGATGCCGGCGCCGATCCCAATCTGGCCGATGGCGATGGCGTCAGCCCGCTCGCCCATGCCCGCAGTCGCGGCTTTGACGAAATGGTGCAGATGCTGGAGGCGGCGGGCGGGCGCTAGCCGTTCGCCTAAAAGTCGCTGGTCAGGCCCTTGATTTCCCAATCGCCATAGCGGCCGGGTTCCAGCCCGCCGCGCCCGCCTTTTTCCTTTGGAGCAAAGGCGGTTTTGCCGTCGATGGCGTTGCGCCGGGCCTCGGCTTCGGCAAGGGCGCGCCGGGCGGCCGCGCTCAGTGGCGGCCGTGGGGCCTCTTCACCCTCAAAACTCTCTTCTGCATCACTCATCGACGGCTTTCGAAATGTGCTATGTTCATGCGCCTTGCATGAAACCCCTGTCGGCACAACATAGTTGCGGGAAAGACGAACCCCAAGAGGCTCCGATGTTCAACATGTTTCGCACTGCCGTCCTGATCGCCGGGCTGACGGCCCTGTTCATGGTGGTGGGTTATTTCATCGGCGGCACCGGCGGCATGATGATCGCCTTCCTCTTTGCCGCTGCCACCAACCTTTTCAGCTACTGGAATTCGGACAAGATGGTGCTGCGCATGCAGAACGCCGTTCCTGTCGAGCGCAGCCGGGTGCCCGAGCTTTACGACATGGTGGATACGCTCTCCAAGCGGGCCGGTATTCCGACGCCGGCGGTCTATATCATCCAGTCCGACCAGCCCAATGCCTTTGCCACCGGGCGCGACCCAAACAATGCTGCGGTGGCAGTTTCGACCGGCCTGCTGCGGAACCTCGAAACGCGAGAAGTGGCCGGCGTGGTTGCCCACGAACTGGCCCATATTCGCAGCCGCGACACGCTGACCATGACCATCACGGCGACCTTTGCCGGCGCGATTTCCGCCCTGGCGCAATTCGGGCTCTTCTTCGGTGGCGGCAATAATCGCGACAACCCGCTGGGCGGCATCGGCGCCCTGCTCATGGTGTTCCTGGCTCCCCTGGCTGCCATGGTGGTGCAGATGGCGGTAAGCCGCACCCGCGAATATGAGGCCGATCGCGACGGCGCCGAGATATCGGGCGATCCGCTAGCGCTGGCCTCGGCCCTCAACAAGATCGCCAGCCTGGCCGGCCGCCAGGTCAATGTCGCGGCCGAGCGCAACCCGGCCATGGCCCATATGTACATCATCAATCCCCTCTCAGGGCAGCGGATGGACAATCTCTTTTCCACCCATCCCGATACCGGCAATCGCATCGCGGCCCTGCAGAAGCTTGCAGCCGAGATGCAGGTGAACGATAAGGGCCCTGCGCCCCAGCCTCGTTCGCAACCGGCTTCGACCGCTCGCGGCACTGGCAGCGGCTGGCGCGTGCCGCCCACCGGAAGGTCCGATGACGGCGGCGGACAAAACGGTCCCTGGGGATAATTCTGAAGCGTGGCACCTAAAACCGAACCGGCGGGGCTCAAGCTCCGCCTCGTTGCCGCCCAGCGGCTCAAATCCGTTCTGGCGGGCGACAATTTCGCGCCGCTGACCGCGGCAGAGCTGGCCGATGGGCGCGATCGCGCGCTGGCCAACAGGCTGATCACCACGGCGCTGCGCCGCCAGGGCCAGCTCAATTTCATCATCCATGCCCTGCTCGACAAGGGCATGCCGGGCAAGTCGGGCACTTTCGAAGCCATTCTGCGCCTGTCGCTGGCGCAGCTGGTTTTCCTGCCCGATCTGGGCGCGCATAGTGCATTGTTCCTTGCCGTCGAGGCCACCAAGCGCGACCCCAAGGCACGCCATCTGTCGGGCCTGATGAATGCTGTATTGCGCAGCGCCCAGGCCAATTCGGCCAAGTTCGGCATGCTGAGCGATGACCTGCTGATCCCCGACACTTTTGGCGATACCTGGCTCCAGGCCTATGGCGAAGAAGCCATTGATGGCTTTTCCGACGCCCTGCTCGCCGGCGCGCCGCTCGACCTGACGCTCAAGAATGTCGATCCGGAGCTAATCGAGACGCTGGGAGCAGAACCGGTTCTTGCCGATACCGTGCGCATCGAGCAGCGCGACCGGCCCGTCGAGGCCCTGCCCGGCTATGCCGAGGGCCAATGGTGGGTTCAGGACGCCGCCTCCGCCATTCCGGCGCGCCTGCTGGCGCTTGAGCCGGGCGCCCGCGTGCTCGACCTCTGCGCCGCCCCCGGCGGCAAGACCGCCCAGTTGATCAAGGCCGGCTATGCCGTGACCGCGCTCGACAGCGATGCCAGCCGCATGGAACGCCTGCGTGGCAATCTTGCCCGCCTCAACTATACGGCGACCGAGACCATTGTCGGCGACGCCGGCACATTCGCACCGACCTCGCTCTATTCCGGGGTCCTGCTCGACGCGCCCTGCTCGGCTACTGGCACGTTCCGGCGCCACCCCGAAGTCATCTGGCATCGTTCGGTTGGCGATGTGGCAGGCCGGGTGCGCCTGCAGCGGGCGCTGCTGACCAATGCCTTCCGCTGTCTCGATACCGATGGAGTATTGCTCTATTGCGTCTGTTCGCTCGAACCGGCCGAAGGCGAAGAGCAGGTCGAATGGGCCCTTGATTCGCTGCCCGGGCTTGAGCTTTTCCCCGTTACAGCAGCGGAAATGGCCGGTCTCGAGCAGGCCGTGACCGAAAAAGGCCTGGTGCGGACCCATCCGGGCATGAACCCGGGCGGATTGGCTGGGGGCATGGATGGATTCTTCGTGGCGCGATTCCGCCGCCATCGCTAGAATCGGCTTGGGGGCGAACGGCAACGGTCGGGGGACGTTGCAGCGCAAAGGATTTGGGTCGTTGAGGTTTTTGAGGTGCAGTAGACTTGTCCTGGGCGCTGGGCGCGCGGGGACAGGCTGATGGCCGGACAGCTCGGTTTCACGCTGCGCCGGCTGCTGCTGGGCCTGGCCGACAATGTAGTGACGCTGCCCCTGCTGCGCTGGACCTGGCGCGGCCTGGCCGATGACGCCTTTGCCGGTGAGCTTCCCGAATTCCGCCCCGCCGACCGCGATGCGGTGCGCGACATGATGAGCGGCCGCTATCTTCTGGCCTCCAAATTGGTGGAAACCGGCGGCGCCTCGCCTTTCAATCTCGATATCGACCACATGGATTGGTGGCTCAATCTGCATGGCTTTTCCTGGCTGCGCCATTTCCGCGACGTGCGCGACCCCGGCGAGCGCAAGTTTGCCCGCATGCTGGTGCTCGACTGGATCAGCCGCGAGGGCCAGTTCGAGCGGGATACCTGGGCCCCCGCTCTTTGCGCCCAGCGCGTGCTCAATTGGCTGCGCCATCTGCCACTGCTGCTCGATGGCGCCAATCCCGAACAGGCCAAGACCATCCAGCGGGTGCTGGGCGCCCAGATCCAGAGCCTCAAGGTCCGCGCGCCACTGACCAGCGACCCCACCGAAACGCTTTATGCCGCCATCGCCCTGCTGGGCGCCGAAATCTGCGACCAGGACGACAAGACTGACGTGCCTGCCCGGCTCACCAAGCTCAATGCGGTTCTCGCCGGCCAGCTCGATGCCGATGGCATGCATCTGTCGCGCAGCCCCAAGCTGCAATTGCAATTGTTGGTGGAACTGGCCAGCGTCCGCCGCGCGGCGGGCGCCTGGAAGACCGAAGAAGGCAATGAACTGGGCGCCCAGATCGACCGCATGCATGAAAGCCTCGACGCGCTGACGCTCTCCAGCGGCGAGCCCGTCTATTTCAATGGCTGCGGACAATTGCCCCATGACGTGCTGATTGCCGTGCAGGCGCTCGCCCCCACCCGCAAGCGGCGATCCATGCTGCTGGGCGGCTACGGTATTCTGCGCAATGGCGAGGCCGTGGTCATCGCCGATTCCGGGCAAAGGCCGCCCAAGGGGTTTGACGCCGACGCCCATGCCGGCGCCCTCGCCTTCGAATTTTCCTATGGCAATGAATTGATCCTGGGCTCCTGCGGGCCGGCGCCGGCTGATCTCCCCGAGAGCCAGGCCCTGTTCCGCCAGACCGTGGCCCATTCGGCGCCCTCGATGGATGCCGACGATGCCGAGCGGACACCGCCCGCATTGGCGCTCGATCCGGCCGATCATCTGCTGACCTTGGGCACCGGCGGCTATGCCAAGCGCTATGGCGTCGATCTCGAGCGCCGCCTGACCCTGCTATCGGAGGGGACGACCCTGGTTGGGCAGGATCGCATGATTGCCAATGGCACGCCCTCGGGCCTGCTTTCAGTACGCTTTCACCTGGCGCCCAATGTCATGGTCCGTCGCGTTTCGGGCGAGGGGCTGGTGCGGCTGGTATTGCCCAATGGCACGGTCTGGAGCTTTTTGTGGGAAGGCGCCGATTTCCACGAGGAGGAAAGCGTGCGCCAATCCTCCTATCTCGGTTTTCACAAGACACGCCAGCTCGTGCTGGAAACCCCGGCGGCTCCCGATCGCGAGATCGCCTGGATCTTTACGCTCGAGCAGTAACGCGTGGTTCCCATCGCCGCCGCTTCGTGCTAGCGAGCGGCCGACATCATCACACGGGCGGAACATCCTCATGAGCAAGACGGTCAAGGTCGGGCGCGCGCTGCTTTCGGTATTCGACAAATCCGGCATGGCAGACTTTGCGCGGGGGCTGAGCGAAGCAGGCGTGGAGCTGGTATCGACCGGCGGCACGCATAAGCTCATCAGCGATGCTGGCCTGCCAGTCCGCGAGATTTCCGACCTGACCGGCTTCCCCGAAATGATGGATGGCCGCGTCAAGACGCTGCATCCCAAGGTACATGGCGGGCTTTTGGCCGTACGCGACAAGGCCGACCATGCCGCCTCCATGGCCGAGCATGACATCGGCGCCATCGATCTGGTCGCGGTCAATCTCTACCCCTTCGAGAAGACCGTGGCCTCGGGCGCAGGCTATGACGACATTATCGAAAATATCGATATTGGCGGGCCGGCCATGGTGCGCTCCGCCGCCAAGAACCATGCCTATGTGACCGTCGTCGTCGATCCCGCCGATTATCCAGCCATTCTCGACGCCATCAAGACCACTGGCGGGGTGCCGTTCGAGCTGCGCCAGAGACTGGCGGCCAAGGCCTATGCCCGCACGGCGGCCTATGACAGCGCCATTTCAAGCTGGTTCGCCAAAGCGATCGACTATCCCGAAATCCCCTATCGCAGCTTTGCCGGCACGCTGCGCGAAGTCATGCGCTATGGCGAAAACCCCCATCAATGGGCCGGCTTTTACGCCAATGGCGACAGCCGCCCGGGCGTTGCCACCGCAACGCAGGTGCAGGGCAAGACGCTCAGCTACAACAATATCAACGATACCGATGCCGCCTTCGAGCTGGTCAGCGAATTCGACCCCGTCCAGGGCGCGGCAGTGGCCATCATCAAGCACGCCAATCCCTGCGGCGTCGCCGTCGCCGATGATCTGGTGACCGCCTATAAGAACGCCCTGCGCACCGACCCGGTCAGCGCCTTTGGCGGCATCGTCGCCACCAATCGCGAGATCGACGCGGCCACTGCCGAAGAAATCGTCAAGGTCTTTACCGAGGTGATCGTGGCTCCCTCGGCCACCCCGGAAGCCCAGGCTATCATCGCCGCCAAGAAGAACCTGCGCCTGCTGCTGACCGGGGGCATTGCCGATCCCAAGGCCGATGGCCTCGTGGTCAAATCGGTCGCAGGAGGCCTCTTAGTCCAGTCGCGCGACAATCGCAATGTCGATGATTGCGATATCAAGGTGGTGACCAAAAAGGCTCCGAGCGCGGCCGAGCTGGCCGATCTGCGGCTGGCCGCCAAGGTTGCCAAGCACGTCAAATCCAACGCCATTGTCTATGTCCGGGACGGCGCCACGGTCGGCATTGGCGCCGGACAGATGTCGCGCGTGGATTCCGCACTCACTGGCCACCGCAAGTCGATCGATGCCGCAAGGGCGGCAGGCATCGAAGGCGCCCTGACACAGGGCTCGGTCGTTGCCTCGGATGCCTTCTTCCCCTTCGCCGATGGCCTTGAAGCATTGGTTGCTGCCGGCGCCACCGCCGTAATCCAGCCCGGCGGTTCGATGCGCGACGACGAGGTGATTGACGCGGCCGATGCCGCCGGCATTGCCATGGTGATGACCGGCATGCGCCACTTCCGGCACTAGAGTTTCCAGCAAAAGCGGCAATGTTTCGCGGTTCGCAAACGCGAAAAATCAAGGCTTCCAGCCTTACCGAATTGTAACGGGACCAGTAAGGGCTTCTTGAGATAGACCTGCCACAGTGGAAGCGCCGGTTCTGCCGGCCGCGATGGGGCAGATATGCTGAGGCAAGGGGGCGCTTTTGGGTCGCTGCTGCGAACGGGTTTGACCCGGTCGTTATCCTCGCTCGCGATCAAGCTGGCCTCGGCCGGCCTGACCTATATCGGCTTTGTTGTTCTGGCCCGCACCATGAGCGCCGCCGAATATGGCTATTTCGCCTTCGGCCTGGCGCTGGCAACCGTATTGGCGATCGGCGCCGGCATGGGACAGCAGACCGCCGTGATGCGGTTCCATGCCGAGGATATGGCCCGCAAGGACAGCGCCGCCGCCCGCACCACCTTGCGCGCCGGCAGCATGCTGACCATCCTGGGCAGCCTCCTGGTCGCCGCCGCGCTCTGCCTCTATGCCGCCATTGCCGATGCCCTCCGCGGCAGCGCGCCGAGCTGGCCGCTCTATGCCGCCGCCCTATTGGTGCTGCCCATGGCGCTGGGCGAATACACATCCGCCGCCTTGCGCACCCAGGGCTCGATCTGGACCGCGCTGGCGCCGCGCGATGTGGTGTGGCGGATCGCTCTGCCTCTCCTCGCGCTGGCCCTGGCTGCCGCCGGGGTCATGCTGACCGGCTGGGGTGCATTGCTGCTGGCCGCTGGGCTGCTGCTGGTCG harbors:
- a CDS encoding DsbE family thiol:disulfide interchange protein encodes the protein MRYVLFALPLLLLVALVAIFASSMDRDPSLVRSVLIDKPAPAFAMEAIPELGVPGFDTAALKGEVTVVNVFASWCLPCRAEHPLLEAVKDVAKVRMFGINQSDAPENARAFLAELGNPYDAVGADRDRRVSIDWGVYGVPETFVVDANGVITFKHVGPLTPQAVDDHLLPAIEKARG
- a CDS encoding RsmB/NOP family class I SAM-dependent RNA methyltransferase; translation: MAPKTEPAGLKLRLVAAQRLKSVLAGDNFAPLTAAELADGRDRALANRLITTALRRQGQLNFIIHALLDKGMPGKSGTFEAILRLSLAQLVFLPDLGAHSALFLAVEATKRDPKARHLSGLMNAVLRSAQANSAKFGMLSDDLLIPDTFGDTWLQAYGEEAIDGFSDALLAGAPLDLTLKNVDPELIETLGAEPVLADTVRIEQRDRPVEALPGYAEGQWWVQDAASAIPARLLALEPGARVLDLCAAPGGKTAQLIKAGYAVTALDSDASRMERLRGNLARLNYTATETIVGDAGTFAPTSLYSGVLLDAPCSATGTFRRHPEVIWHRSVGDVAGRVRLQRALLTNAFRCLDTDGVLLYCVCSLEPAEGEEQVEWALDSLPGLELFPVTAAEMAGLEQAVTEKGLVRTHPGMNPGGLAGGMDGFFVARFRRHR
- a CDS encoding heme ABC transporter permease, translated to MTIETAPKQSWWNRIAHPGQFVAWTRPLLWPLTILTALLFAAGLWFALFNSPEDYQMGDTVRIMYVHVPTAWLSQFVYGVMAVSALGSLVWRHPMADVSMKAAAPLGATFTALALFTGSLWGRPTWGTFWEWDGRMTSTLVLLFIYLGIIALWRAFDDQLRAARVIAVFTLVGAVNIPIIKFSVDWWSTLHQPASVFRADGPRMPGSILTPLFVMFFAFTFLFLVLHLKAMHTEVQRRRVAALERQAAQGARA
- a CDS encoding DUF1674 domain-containing protein, translating into MSDAEESFEGEEAPRPPLSAAARRALAEAEARRNAIDGKTAFAPKEKGGRGGLEPGRYGDWEIKGLTSDF
- a CDS encoding heparinase II/III family protein — protein: MAGQLGFTLRRLLLGLADNVVTLPLLRWTWRGLADDAFAGELPEFRPADRDAVRDMMSGRYLLASKLVETGGASPFNLDIDHMDWWLNLHGFSWLRHFRDVRDPGERKFARMLVLDWISREGQFERDTWAPALCAQRVLNWLRHLPLLLDGANPEQAKTIQRVLGAQIQSLKVRAPLTSDPTETLYAAIALLGAEICDQDDKTDVPARLTKLNAVLAGQLDADGMHLSRSPKLQLQLLVELASVRRAAGAWKTEEGNELGAQIDRMHESLDALTLSSGEPVYFNGCGQLPHDVLIAVQALAPTRKRRSMLLGGYGILRNGEAVVIADSGQRPPKGFDADAHAGALAFEFSYGNELILGSCGPAPADLPESQALFRQTVAHSAPSMDADDAERTPPALALDPADHLLTLGTGGYAKRYGVDLERRLTLLSEGTTLVGQDRMIANGTPSGLLSVRFHLAPNVMVRRVSGEGLVRLVLPNGTVWSFLWEGADFHEEESVRQSSYLGFHKTRQLVLETPAAPDREIAWIFTLEQ
- the htpX gene encoding zinc metalloprotease HtpX, translating into MFNMFRTAVLIAGLTALFMVVGYFIGGTGGMMIAFLFAAATNLFSYWNSDKMVLRMQNAVPVERSRVPELYDMVDTLSKRAGIPTPAVYIIQSDQPNAFATGRDPNNAAVAVSTGLLRNLETREVAGVVAHELAHIRSRDTLTMTITATFAGAISALAQFGLFFGGGNNRDNPLGGIGALLMVFLAPLAAMVVQMAVSRTREYEADRDGAEISGDPLALASALNKIASLAGRQVNVAAERNPAMAHMYIINPLSGQRMDNLFSTHPDTGNRIAALQKLAAEMQVNDKGPAPQPRSQPASTARGTGSGWRVPPTGRSDDGGGQNGPWG
- a CDS encoding ankyrin repeat domain-containing protein translates to MANDLITAARQGDIATVAAQIAAGTDLEARDGDGATALLAATHANQIEAARLLIEAGADVNAKDAIADSPYLYAGARGHLEILKLTLAHGADLKSINRYGGTALIPAAERGHVETVATLIAAGVAVDHVNRLGWTALLEAIILGNGGPSHVAIVKLLLDAGADPNLADGDGVSPLAHARSRGFDEMVQMLEAAGGR
- the ccmB gene encoding heme exporter protein CcmB; amino-acid sequence: MRAFSAIIGREMALALRGGGDVLTLVLFFVITGAIVPFAVGPDRALLATIAPGIIWIAAFLAMLLGLDRLFRPDHEDGTLILLRHADLPLAGIIAAKVIAHWLLTAVPLILASPILAVLLAMDFSAFWRMVVSLLLGTPALAAFGAIGAAVTVAIRRGGLIAPILIAPLSVPVLIFGTGAIATGPGPDQSTPALLFLAALSLIAVALAPFAAALAISSAED
- the purH gene encoding bifunctional phosphoribosylaminoimidazolecarboxamide formyltransferase/IMP cyclohydrolase, which encodes MSKTVKVGRALLSVFDKSGMADFARGLSEAGVELVSTGGTHKLISDAGLPVREISDLTGFPEMMDGRVKTLHPKVHGGLLAVRDKADHAASMAEHDIGAIDLVAVNLYPFEKTVASGAGYDDIIENIDIGGPAMVRSAAKNHAYVTVVVDPADYPAILDAIKTTGGVPFELRQRLAAKAYARTAAYDSAISSWFAKAIDYPEIPYRSFAGTLREVMRYGENPHQWAGFYANGDSRPGVATATQVQGKTLSYNNINDTDAAFELVSEFDPVQGAAVAIIKHANPCGVAVADDLVTAYKNALRTDPVSAFGGIVATNREIDAATAEEIVKVFTEVIVAPSATPEAQAIIAAKKNLRLLLTGGIADPKADGLVVKSVAGGLLVQSRDNRNVDDCDIKVVTKKAPSAAELADLRLAAKVAKHVKSNAIVYVRDGATVGIGAGQMSRVDSALTGHRKSIDAARAAGIEGALTQGSVVASDAFFPFADGLEALVAAGATAVIQPGGSMRDDEVIDAADAAGIAMVMTGMRHFRH
- the ccmD gene encoding heme exporter protein CcmD, whose product is MIDLGPHAVFIVSAYAGVTLAIAGLIGWTLFDARRTAKKLADLEARGIRRRSAGPA